The genomic DNA CAAGGTGTCTATAGGAGCAGAGCCGATTATTGGTTCATCATTTCTGACCTCTGATAgcctctgacccatgtcacgacCAACTCCTCAGCttgtgaaatggttgaatgagaTTGTTGGCATGGCACCACATGTGTCTATTTCAGCAGAATATGCAAAAgtacttgtgtctgtgtgcagaatATAGGCTGAGGTAGAAGTGGGCCAAAAATACCAAGACACATgctgtatatgtacacatacccaAACAAAGCTATATACATCTTACTCTGTAAACAAAAACTCAGCAACAATCtgattatctttttaatttcctgaaaatgcttcctaaaactagtcccttcttCATTTTGAAAAGGTAGTCTCAGTAAAGGCTACACAGGTTAGGATGGCTACGAGCTGTAACCATagtgattgatatgaggatcatcttctgaatataataattaatatgttaggccttccataaattgatatttcaaaaatttaatttatttaaaacaactaataatgcagtgtgagtttaaatcaaactaagtcccacacataaatatgctcatgtttttaccctttagtATTTGCTATTAATAGTCATCAACTGCAAAATTAGAAAATTacgtttttacagttttttacaatcactttgctactaatttcagaaccttgacgtcatttttcaaaactctagacacaaaactcaaaacgTCACTTGTAACAGGCTGTCCAATGTTCAcaacattgcattgtgcattcatatctttaaagaaatcttgcacaatcattggttcaaaaaactaatttatggtgaaataccattgaaacgttACTTTAGATCAGCCACACACAAGATACTCAtagtttcactgggtcatcGTTCGTACAATCAGTACATAttgtagtacaaaataggtgatacatgtttcattatggtactagATGTAAAGACttccctgtaaaagtactgcagtagtagagagaatactacagacaaacctgaaatgttttgatgaaaaacaatacagtacgatcacaacataggtttatttgaatcaaagcaaaataattagctacaaaatagaaaagacagtactgtaaaacatcaaatgcagtgttcctcaacttgcttgtactgtaaaaagcaaaacaaagaagtgattACTGTACTTCTACATCTTCATCAACTCCGTCTTGTGGATTTGGCCGCAGGTTCTCATCTACATTGCAATTAGCCAAACATCTTGGAAAAAACCTTCGGCATGGCGAACAATGTGGTACgagtatatataagtatatgtatatataacatataacagtactttatatataaagtatatataaattatatatctcaatcatcagtaacgtgttggcagaattggacaagcaattccaagggcctgcatgcatacagtgcagtactgtcaatactgtaaatagtctcagaggtggtacatgggaccatagaaacagtgtctgctaaacagtagtacattacagtagtagtacatgggaccatagaaacagtgtctgataaacagtagtacattacagtagtagtacatgggaccatagaaacagtgtctgataaacagtagtacattacagtagtagtacatggcaccatagaaacagtgtctggtaaacagtagtacattacagtagtagtacatgggaccatagaaacagtgtctgctaaacagtagtacattacagtagtagtacatgggaccatagaaacagtgtctggtaaacagtagtacattacagtagtagtacatgggaccatagaaacagtgtctgctaaacagtagtacattacagtagtagtacatgggaccatagaaacagtgtctgctaaacagtagtacattacagtagtagtacatgggaccatagaaacagtgtctggtaaacagtagtacattacagtagtagtacatgggaccatagaaacagtgtctgctaaacagtagtacattacagtagtagtacatgggaccatagaaacagtgtctgctaaacagtagtacattacagtagtagtacatgggaccatagaaacagtgtctgataaacagtagtacattacagtagtagtacatgggaccatagaaacagtgtctggtaaacagtagtacattacagtagtagtacatgggaccatagaaacagtgtctggtaaacagtagtacattacagtagtagtacatgggaccatagaaacagtgtctggtaaacagtagtacattacagtagtagtacatgggaccatagaaacagtgtctgataaacagtagtacattacagtagtagtacatgggaccatagaaacagtgtctgctaaacagtagtacattacagtagtagtacatgggaccatagaaacagtgtctgctaaacagtagtacattacagtagtagtacatgggaccatagaaacagtgtctggtaaacagtagtacattacagtagtagtacatgggaccatagaaacagtgtctggtaaacagtagtacattacagtagtagtacatgggaccatagaaacagtgtctggtaaacagtagtacattacagtagtagtacatgggaccatagaaacagtgtctgctaaacagtagtacattacagtagtagtacatgggaccatagaaacagtgtctggtaaacagtagtacattacagtagtagtacatgggaccatagaaacagtgtctgctaaacagtagtacattacagtagtagtacatgggaccatagaaacagtgtctgctaaacagtagtacattacagtagtagtacatgggaccatagaaacagtgtctgctaaacagtagtacattacagtagtagtacatgggactctctgtacacgaatcaatagattaaattacgtgaccatatcacaaactgccgtgagactaggttggtgtgtgtgtgtgtgtctgtgtgtgtttgtgtgtgtgtgtgtgtgtgtgtgtgtgtgtgtgtgtgtgtgtgtgtgtgtgtgtgtgtgtgtgtgtgtgtgtgtgtgtgtgtgtgtgtgtgtgtgtgtgtgtgtgtgtgtgtgtgtgtgtgtgtctgtgtgtgtgtgtgtgtgtgtgtgtgtgtgtgtctgtgtgtctgtgtatgtttgtgtgtgtgtctctgtgtgtgtgtctctgtgagtgtgtgtgtgtgtgtgtgtgtgtgtgtgtgtgtgtgtgtgtgtgtgtcgtcgtATGtgaacaataacaacaaaggcattcattcattcattctttcatGATGTAATGATGATGTCACAGTTCAGATGGATGTAAATGAATTCATTCATTAAGATAATAGTTGAGTTTAATCACCGTGTGTTGCAGCTCTGCTCCGTCGTGATCCTCGGCTGCGTTGCTAACGAGGGCTACGCTAACCGTcccgaagaggaggaggagttctGCATCTTCAACCGCAACCAGCACGCCTGCAGCTATGCGGTTGCCATAGCAACACTGTGCTTCCTGTGCAGCAGCGGCCTCCTGGCGCTTGACGCCTACTTCCCTCAGATAACCGGCGTGAAGGACAGGAAGAAGGCCGTCATGGCCGACATGGCCCTGTCAGGTGAGACTCCGGCTCCGCCAGGTGTTAGAATAACTGGTAGATCCTCTTAGTCCACCAACACTGAATTTAGTTTCTCCACAGAGAATCacgtgtttaccagagatgtgctcgcAAGTTTCTTTTGGAAATAAATTATTCAGCATTGAATCAATCATTCGGCTTGTTGTCTCACTAACTGACAGCAGTATAGTGGTACTTTtcaattgaaaaaaacacatatatgTGGTATATTTGTTCAGCTTCTATAGTAAACACCAGGGGTgtggccctgtagaaaggcattctctctctctatgggcccctccctgcatccacagctattcattctagcatctgtTTGGGTACTCAGTCCCGTTTCCACCCCGAGTCTGACATCCCCGGTAACCACTAGAGCTTCCTCACCCGCAACATTCACAAGTTTAAACTGATGGTGATGTTCCCGTAGCTTCCGCTACGTAACAAAGATGGCGGCCGTTGAGGGAGAGTAGCGTCCAGTGATCCACACTCAACATTTGAACTGTTTTGAGCAGCATCCGGGGACTGGCAGTGCTGCATGTGGCCACACCTCGTAACGTGCTCTGTACTCCAACCAGCTAGTGTACTACAGAAGTCTGTGATTTGAGACACAGCATTAGTTGACTAAAGTCCTTTTCTCAGCAGATTAGTATCATCTGGGGACAGCGTGTGATTTAGTAATTACCAACATCTGAGTTTCATGTGGTGCATTCGCACGGGATAAGAAGGCCTGATTTTACTCAATTTACTGACTTAAGACTTGGGTAGCCAGAGGCTGAGGAGGACAGCCAGGGCGAGGCCGCCGCACTGCACTCGGGTCAGGGTTCCGTATGTATTTGGGCCAGGCCCGGTAGAGGTTACCAGAGGCACTTCCCCTATAATCCCTGCTGCCCCAGCGTCAACAAAGATTTCCGGTCGGACAGTGGTCCAGACTAGGTCGGTCAAGAATGACGACGTCCAAAGCCCCTCGTCATCCCACACACATCTTCACGAGAGGgataaaaaggaaacaaaaaccttTTATATACGACCCCGCCAAATCACAGACATGGCCGATTCACACGGAATTAAGATCAACACAGACAACCTCCATAATTTTTACAGATAACTTGAAGTCACCAGGTAATACTAATCCTGTATGAATGAGGCTTAAGACCAAGACAGGGACTACCATGCTGACTGCAGACACAAGTGATTCAGGAGCTTCATCCTGCACCATTTGGAGCGTCTGTGCCGCGGACTGTATCTTTTAACCATCTACACCACGTAGTGAAGTGCAGCATTGGAGCATCCGTTCCGCATACGTTACTCATGCAATGTAGCCGGCCCGTAAGACACATACAAGGATCCTGTGTTCTCTGCAGCTCTCTGGTCTCTGTTTATGTGATTAATAACCATGTTTAACCTGTGTTCTCTGCAGCACTCTGGTCTCTGTTCTGGTTCGTGGGTTTCTGTTTTCTGGCCAATCAGTGGCAGGTttctaaagaagaagaaaacccTCTGAATGAAGGAGCTGATGCTGCCAGAGCCACCATcgtcttctccttcttctccttcttcaccTGGGTACGTAAACCTGGCCTACATCACCTGACAGAACATGTAATATACTTTAACATTTGAATCCTCTACATGTCCTGCAAATCCTGTGCAGTAAAACtgtgttaatacattttaatccTCTCTGTGTG from Sander vitreus isolate 19-12246 unplaced genomic scaffold, sanVit1 ctg403_0, whole genome shotgun sequence includes the following:
- the LOC144513996 gene encoding synaptogyrin-1-like encodes the protein MEGFQAYGAGKAGEAFDPLAFFRQPQTVLRVTCWLCSVVILGCVANEGYANRPEEEEEFCIFNRNQHACSYAVAIATLCFLCSSGLLALDAYFPQITGVKDRKKAVMADMALSALWSLFWFVGFCFLANQWQVSKEEENPLNEGADAARATIVFSFFSFFTWVLQCLLAIHRFKLGADSVTFNEEYVDPDQQEALQEALPTEE